From a single Entelurus aequoreus isolate RoL-2023_Sb linkage group LG12, RoL_Eaeq_v1.1, whole genome shotgun sequence genomic region:
- the znf638 gene encoding titin homolog isoform X2 has product MFPTQVPHGWSEPSTDPSNEAILRSINMHVRHIKEVKAHGKPLPQPSHQSSQQTDVPPFDARTTALNPLDQTTAAASYGGAMDSCFNFFRETKLDHQSIPGLCDHDHPMSDKLAAPPRSSPTKYTSESAANILQRFGLEKEDMDLLLSYPEDQITPASLPFILRQIRLQKAERAVAATTTIAATAIAATVTSVTASATTDLSKVLTQFAHKNSLKHSLTATESNTLENALQAAYFRDQASSSSSLSSMLPFVAPKSHNSVYAVQSFTLTGKEIDVQHASSKIVYQRELEAGRSSKPESQASIAAYHQAHSSRPNLLLISCKNEDDGSASEPRRNQDTKELQQRMSTNLEPTQQQYLANKHQDISNKQDMSNKPHAQQCTTSKKDMSEKPDDGCSKLVQPICSIVTQFSCLGQPPTAAPPRRAPLSNTLPQTARISNNVMDPSRVFPNMDGLVQQNSSLHLTSSKNRSVSTFDKARRRSPSPCTSRRRSYSSSSCDSRRSRSQSYERSLSRSKKRRWSPERRRNSPHSSRHIRSYRSRSRSWDRQYPSARSHRGTSSPPRSPKKCLSPERHRDQTASPKRFMKRHSLTRRSRDAKVPILENSYTAEHLAKKVLETSAVQSLSNQRDLETVVKTLAPALLAELLKMESFSSLALSSPSSADKQLDVTEAPTSSFNKVGLKSSPPTMVKLGGICSDLSHDDVASYAENFGKTKSVVLFRAKGEAIVCFEQEDAAKKMKNINNFCLKDIPVSVVKQMESDDEESNTCSTSNKPPLHKMPAVSQQTRAETSTPLDRQPTPARTYPISLAKVSKATASYSKAKNVSIKQVSKGKKRADKKGPVKAKTLTIKAKQSQGAVKEKGEQSKCCTEEQCNVEVSSELGIVGPASVTEPPLHRVAQTEDVSDPLPAEVKSPLMGKDKQKTNVEDDQEVTAESCQTNKDDYDIDVVKTSVCKEGTMVSEKEEAQQVIDSVEEHPTSTKSETASEWELCSPCTASKKEEHDSPKTQQTQVKNHSTSGLPEVEQKHQVVDSINVQQSSSMPMVGPRRSMQEKTPDPSVEDEETTFHILDSVDTEIVQEEPSITTQYSRGKRGRPLKNDASSEKRVQEEMTPMKKRTRTSQECTKKETPTKKTQPVLKNEVKSPPTTRGKGRRGRPKKAVQTTKSKDDCLEKDEQEPGDKEEAQFQVLDSVENKTLHDHNSPKKKDMTDSKHQENKSNEIVDSLNEGRAEEEPFDGDGQDNDDDDDDDDDDDDDDDDGDKDESVETSQPTKHTRQRQARQLLLSSSSEDNTSLVLQDKAEEADPEEASSPNWSGRAMRKGRPTSVVKEEHIATKRTRSQAPCVAPSFGLPAFKANNPLGQEFVRCGYFCDVCSTFYQHEITTQEVHCSSREHYNNLKKYYGTLKQKASKR; this is encoded by the exons ATGTTCCCCACACAAGTGCCTCATGGATGGTCAGAACCCAGCACTGACCCTAGCAATGAAGCAATCCTGAGGTCTATAAATATGCATGTTAGACACATTAAAGAGGTGAAGGCTCACGGAAAACCTTTGCCTCAGCCTTCACATCAAAGCAGTCAACAAACAGATGTCCCCCCATTTGATGCAAGGACCACCGCTTTGAACCCGCTTGACCAAACCACAGCTGCAGCCAGCTATGGTGGTGCCATGGATTCATGCTTCAATTTCTTTCGTGAAACTAAACTAGATCATCAGTCCATTCCGGGATTGTGTGATCATGACCATCCCATGTCAGATAAACTAGCAGCTCCCCCCAGGTCCAGCCCAACCAAATATACCTCAGAATCGGCCGCCAATATCCTTCAACGCTTTGGACTTGAAAAGGAGGACATGGACCTTCTGTTATCCTATCCTGAAGACCAGATTACCCCCGCTAGTTTACCGTTCATTTTACGCCAAATACGCCTTCAGAAAGCTGAAAGAGCTGTTGCAGCCACCACTACAATTGCAGCTACTGCAATAGCCGCCACCGTAACATCTGTCACTGCATCAGCCACCACAGATCTATCCAAAGTATTGACTCaatttgcacacaaaaacagTTTGAAACATTCTTTAACAGCGACTGAAAGCAACACTTTGGAAAATGCTCTACAGGCTGCTTATTTCAGAGATCAGGCAAGTTCCAGCTCTTCTCTTAGCTCAATGCTCCCTTTTGTGGCTCCTAAAAGTCACAATTCAGTTTATGCAGTACAGAGTTTTACTCTGACAGGAAAAGAAATAGATGTCCAACATGCATCATCTAAAATAGTTTATCAGAGAGAACTAGAAGCGGGTCGCTCGTCAAAACCAGAATCCCAAGCATCCATCGCTGCATACCATCAAGCACATTCCAGCCGACCTAACTTGTTGCTCATTTCTTGTAAAAACGAAGATGACGGCAGTGCCAGTGAACCCAGGAGGAATCAAGACACAAAGGAGCTGCAACAGAGAATGTCAACAAATCTGGAGCCAACCCAGCAACAATATTTAGCAAATAAACATCAAGATATATCAAATAAGCAAGACATGTCAAATAAACCTCATGCACAGCAATGCACGACAAGCAAAAAAGATATGTCAGAGAAGCCTGATGATGGTTGTAGTAAACTGGTGCAACCCATCTGTAGCATTGTCACTCAGTTTTCGTGTCTAGGTCAGCCTCCGACTGCTGCACCCCCTAGAAGAGCGCCCCTTTCAAACACCCTACCCCAAACAGCCCGAATATCCAACAATGTGATGGACCCGTCCAGAGTCTTTCCAAACATG GATGGTCTCGTTCAACAGAACAGCAGCCTGCACCTCACCAGCAGCAAGAA CAGGTCTGTTTCAACTTTCGACAAAGCCAGGAGACGCTCACCGTCCCCCTGCACCTCCAGACGCAG GTCCTACTCTTCCTCATCCTGTGACAGCCGGCGCTCACGTTCCCAAAGCTATGAAAGGTCGCTTTCCAGGAGTAAGAAGAGGCGGTGGAGCCCGGAGAGACGACGGAATTCCCCGCATTCGAGCCGACACATTCGCAG CTATCGCTCACGCTCCAGGAGCTGGGACAGACAATATCCATCAGCAAGAAGCCATCGGGGGACATCTTCGCCACCAAGAAGCCCCAAAAAGTGCTTGTCACCAGAAAGGCACAGAGACCAGACTGCATCACCCAAAAGGTTTATGAAAAGACATTCCTTAACAAGGAGGAGTCGGGATGCAAAAGTTCCTATTTTAGAGAATTCATACACTGCAGAACATCTTGCCAAGAAGGTGTTGGAAACATCAG CGGTCCAGTCTTTGTCCAACCAGAGGGATCTGGAGACTGTGGTGAAAACTCTGGCTCCTGCCTTGCTGGCTGAACTACTCAAGATGGAGTCTTTCTCTTCACTTGCCCTTTCCTCGCCCTCGTCTGCAGACAAACAATTGGATGTGACCGAAGCGCCAACTTCCTCTTTCAATAAG GTTGGGCTCAAGTCATCGCCCCCGACGATGGTGAAGCTGGGGGGAATATGTAGTGATCTGTCCCACGATGACGTGGCGTCCTATGCCGAGAACTTTGGAAAAACCAAGTCGGTTGTACTGTTTCGGGCCAAAGGCGAG GCCATTGTGTGTTTTGAGCAAGAAGACGCCGCCAAGAAGATGAAAAACATAAATAACTTCTGTTTAAAGGACATTCCGGTGTCTGTTGTTAAACAGATG GAAAGCGACGACGAGGAGTCGAACAC GTGCAGCACATCTAACAAGCCTCCTCTTCACAAGATGCCTGCTGTTTCTCAACAAACCAGAGCGGAAACAAGTACGCCACTGGACCGTCAACCAACTCCAGCTAGAACTTACCCTATAAGCCTGGCAAAGGTCTCGAAAGCCACAGCGTCATATTCCAAAGCAAAGAATGTCTCAATCAAGCAGGtttcaaaaggaaaaaaaagagctGATAAGAAAGGTCCAGTAAAAGCTAAAACCCTAACAATCAAAGCGAAGCAATCTCAAGGTGCTGTTAAGGAAAAGGGGGAGCAATCCAAATGTTGCACCGAAGAGCAGTGCAATGTTGAGGTCTCCTCTGAGCTAGGCATTGTTGGACCAGCAAGCGTGACAGAACCCCCGCTGCATAGAGTGGCTCAAACAGAAGATGTGAGTGACCCGCTACCTGCAGAAGTCAAGTCTCCTTTGATGGGTAAAGACAAGCAGAAGACCAACGTGGAAGACGACCAAGAGGTGACAGCAGAATCCTGTCAAACAAACAAAGACGACTATGACATTGACGTTGTAAAAACCTCTGTTTGTAAAGAAGGCACCATGGTctcagaaaaagaagaagcacaACAGGTGATTGATTCTGTTGAAGAGCACCCAACTTCTACTAAGAGTGAGACAGCGAGTGAGTGGGAATTGTGTTCTCCATGCACAGCATCCAAGAAAGAAGAACATGACTCTCCAAAGACGCAGCAGACTCAAGTGAAGAACCACAGCACTTCTGGACTACCTGAAGTTGAGCAGAAGCACCAGGTTGTTGATTCTATTAATGTTCAACAGTCCAGCAGCATGCCAATGGTTGGTCCTAGGAGGAGCATGCAAGAAAAGACCCCGGATCCATCTGTAGAGGATGAAGAGACTACTTTTCACATCTTAGACTCTGTGGACACTGAGATAGTACAAGAAGAGCCCAGCATCACAACCCAATATAGCAGAGGAAAAAGAGGAAGGCCGCTAAAGAACGATGCTTCGAGTGAGAAAAGAGTTCAAGAAGAAATGACACCAATGAAGAAAAGGACAAGAACTTCACAGGAATGCACCAAAAAAGAAACACCAACCAAGAAAACGCAGCCTGTTCTGAAAAATGAAGTGAAGAGTCCTCCAACTACAAGAGGaaaaggaagaagaggaagaccTAAGAAAGCAGTCCAAACCACTAAAAGTAAAGATGACTGTTTAGAAAAGGATGAACAAGAACCTGGTGATAAAGAAGAAGCCCAATTCCAGGTCCTGGACTCTGTGGAGAACAAGACGCTTCATGATCACAATAGTCCAAAGAAGAAGGATATGACTGACAGCAAACATCAGGAGAACAAGTCAAATGAAATCGTTGATTCTTTGAATGAAGGTCGAGCCGAAGAAGAGCCTTTCGATGGTGATGGTcaagataatgatgatgatgatgatgatgatgatgatgatgatgatgatgatgatgatggggaTAAAGATGAATCTGTGGAAACATCACAACCTACTAAGCATACTCGACAACGCCAGGCAAGACAACTTCTATTGTCTTCCTCTTCAGAAGACAATACAAGCTTAGTGTTGCAGGACAAGGCGGAAGAGGCGGATCCTGAAGAAGCATCCTCCCCCAACTGGAGTGGTAGAGCCATGAGGAAAGGCAGACCAACTTCTG TTGTAAAGGAGGAGCATATTGCGACAAAGCGAACACGTTCTCAGGCTCCATGTGTCGCACCAAGCTTTGGACTGCCAGCGTTCAAAGCCAACAACCCTCTTG GTCAGGAGTTTGTCAGGTGCGGGTATTTCTGTGACGTGTGCTCGACTTTCTACCAACACGAGATTACAACACAAGAAGTGCACTGCAGCAGTAGAGAGCATTACAACAACCTTAAg AAATATTATGGGACACTTAAACAGAAAGCATCCAAAAGATAA
- the znf638 gene encoding titin homolog isoform X1 — translation MFPTQVPHGWSEPSTDPSNEAILRSINMHVRHIKEVKAHGKPLPQPSHQSSQQTDVPPFDARTTALNPLDQTTAAASYGGAMDSCFNFFRETKLDHQSIPGLCDHDHPMSDKLAAPPRSSPTKYTSESAANILQRFGLEKEDMDLLLSYPEDQITPASLPFILRQIRLQKAERAVAATTTIAATAIAATVTSVTASATTDLSKVLTQFAHKNSLKHSLTATESNTLENALQAAYFRDQASSSSSLSSMLPFVAPKSHNSVYAVQSFTLTGKEIDVQHASSKIVYQRELEAGRSSKPESQASIAAYHQAHSSRPNLLLISCKNEDDGSASEPRRNQDTKELQQRMSTNLEPTQQQYLANKHQDISNKQDMSNKPHAQQCTTSKKDMSEKPDDGCSKLVQPICSIVTQFSCLGQPPTAAPPRRAPLSNTLPQTARISNNVMDPSRVFPNMDGLVQQNSSLHLTSSKNSRSVSTFDKARRRSPSPCTSRRRSYSSSSCDSRRSRSQSYERSLSRSKKRRWSPERRRNSPHSSRHIRSYRSRSRSWDRQYPSARSHRGTSSPPRSPKKCLSPERHRDQTASPKRFMKRHSLTRRSRDAKVPILENSYTAEHLAKKVLETSAVQSLSNQRDLETVVKTLAPALLAELLKMESFSSLALSSPSSADKQLDVTEAPTSSFNKVGLKSSPPTMVKLGGICSDLSHDDVASYAENFGKTKSVVLFRAKGEAIVCFEQEDAAKKMKNINNFCLKDIPVSVVKQMESDDEESNTCSTSNKPPLHKMPAVSQQTRAETSTPLDRQPTPARTYPISLAKVSKATASYSKAKNVSIKQVSKGKKRADKKGPVKAKTLTIKAKQSQGAVKEKGEQSKCCTEEQCNVEVSSELGIVGPASVTEPPLHRVAQTEDVSDPLPAEVKSPLMGKDKQKTNVEDDQEVTAESCQTNKDDYDIDVVKTSVCKEGTMVSEKEEAQQVIDSVEEHPTSTKSETASEWELCSPCTASKKEEHDSPKTQQTQVKNHSTSGLPEVEQKHQVVDSINVQQSSSMPMVGPRRSMQEKTPDPSVEDEETTFHILDSVDTEIVQEEPSITTQYSRGKRGRPLKNDASSEKRVQEEMTPMKKRTRTSQECTKKETPTKKTQPVLKNEVKSPPTTRGKGRRGRPKKAVQTTKSKDDCLEKDEQEPGDKEEAQFQVLDSVENKTLHDHNSPKKKDMTDSKHQENKSNEIVDSLNEGRAEEEPFDGDGQDNDDDDDDDDDDDDDDDDGDKDESVETSQPTKHTRQRQARQLLLSSSSEDNTSLVLQDKAEEADPEEASSPNWSGRAMRKGRPTSVVKEEHIATKRTRSQAPCVAPSFGLPAFKANNPLGQEFVRCGYFCDVCSTFYQHEITTQEVHCSSREHYNNLKKYYGTLKQKASKR, via the exons ATGTTCCCCACACAAGTGCCTCATGGATGGTCAGAACCCAGCACTGACCCTAGCAATGAAGCAATCCTGAGGTCTATAAATATGCATGTTAGACACATTAAAGAGGTGAAGGCTCACGGAAAACCTTTGCCTCAGCCTTCACATCAAAGCAGTCAACAAACAGATGTCCCCCCATTTGATGCAAGGACCACCGCTTTGAACCCGCTTGACCAAACCACAGCTGCAGCCAGCTATGGTGGTGCCATGGATTCATGCTTCAATTTCTTTCGTGAAACTAAACTAGATCATCAGTCCATTCCGGGATTGTGTGATCATGACCATCCCATGTCAGATAAACTAGCAGCTCCCCCCAGGTCCAGCCCAACCAAATATACCTCAGAATCGGCCGCCAATATCCTTCAACGCTTTGGACTTGAAAAGGAGGACATGGACCTTCTGTTATCCTATCCTGAAGACCAGATTACCCCCGCTAGTTTACCGTTCATTTTACGCCAAATACGCCTTCAGAAAGCTGAAAGAGCTGTTGCAGCCACCACTACAATTGCAGCTACTGCAATAGCCGCCACCGTAACATCTGTCACTGCATCAGCCACCACAGATCTATCCAAAGTATTGACTCaatttgcacacaaaaacagTTTGAAACATTCTTTAACAGCGACTGAAAGCAACACTTTGGAAAATGCTCTACAGGCTGCTTATTTCAGAGATCAGGCAAGTTCCAGCTCTTCTCTTAGCTCAATGCTCCCTTTTGTGGCTCCTAAAAGTCACAATTCAGTTTATGCAGTACAGAGTTTTACTCTGACAGGAAAAGAAATAGATGTCCAACATGCATCATCTAAAATAGTTTATCAGAGAGAACTAGAAGCGGGTCGCTCGTCAAAACCAGAATCCCAAGCATCCATCGCTGCATACCATCAAGCACATTCCAGCCGACCTAACTTGTTGCTCATTTCTTGTAAAAACGAAGATGACGGCAGTGCCAGTGAACCCAGGAGGAATCAAGACACAAAGGAGCTGCAACAGAGAATGTCAACAAATCTGGAGCCAACCCAGCAACAATATTTAGCAAATAAACATCAAGATATATCAAATAAGCAAGACATGTCAAATAAACCTCATGCACAGCAATGCACGACAAGCAAAAAAGATATGTCAGAGAAGCCTGATGATGGTTGTAGTAAACTGGTGCAACCCATCTGTAGCATTGTCACTCAGTTTTCGTGTCTAGGTCAGCCTCCGACTGCTGCACCCCCTAGAAGAGCGCCCCTTTCAAACACCCTACCCCAAACAGCCCGAATATCCAACAATGTGATGGACCCGTCCAGAGTCTTTCCAAACATG GATGGTCTCGTTCAACAGAACAGCAGCCTGCACCTCACCAGCAGCAAGAA CAGCAGGTCTGTTTCAACTTTCGACAAAGCCAGGAGACGCTCACCGTCCCCCTGCACCTCCAGACGCAG GTCCTACTCTTCCTCATCCTGTGACAGCCGGCGCTCACGTTCCCAAAGCTATGAAAGGTCGCTTTCCAGGAGTAAGAAGAGGCGGTGGAGCCCGGAGAGACGACGGAATTCCCCGCATTCGAGCCGACACATTCGCAG CTATCGCTCACGCTCCAGGAGCTGGGACAGACAATATCCATCAGCAAGAAGCCATCGGGGGACATCTTCGCCACCAAGAAGCCCCAAAAAGTGCTTGTCACCAGAAAGGCACAGAGACCAGACTGCATCACCCAAAAGGTTTATGAAAAGACATTCCTTAACAAGGAGGAGTCGGGATGCAAAAGTTCCTATTTTAGAGAATTCATACACTGCAGAACATCTTGCCAAGAAGGTGTTGGAAACATCAG CGGTCCAGTCTTTGTCCAACCAGAGGGATCTGGAGACTGTGGTGAAAACTCTGGCTCCTGCCTTGCTGGCTGAACTACTCAAGATGGAGTCTTTCTCTTCACTTGCCCTTTCCTCGCCCTCGTCTGCAGACAAACAATTGGATGTGACCGAAGCGCCAACTTCCTCTTTCAATAAG GTTGGGCTCAAGTCATCGCCCCCGACGATGGTGAAGCTGGGGGGAATATGTAGTGATCTGTCCCACGATGACGTGGCGTCCTATGCCGAGAACTTTGGAAAAACCAAGTCGGTTGTACTGTTTCGGGCCAAAGGCGAG GCCATTGTGTGTTTTGAGCAAGAAGACGCCGCCAAGAAGATGAAAAACATAAATAACTTCTGTTTAAAGGACATTCCGGTGTCTGTTGTTAAACAGATG GAAAGCGACGACGAGGAGTCGAACAC GTGCAGCACATCTAACAAGCCTCCTCTTCACAAGATGCCTGCTGTTTCTCAACAAACCAGAGCGGAAACAAGTACGCCACTGGACCGTCAACCAACTCCAGCTAGAACTTACCCTATAAGCCTGGCAAAGGTCTCGAAAGCCACAGCGTCATATTCCAAAGCAAAGAATGTCTCAATCAAGCAGGtttcaaaaggaaaaaaaagagctGATAAGAAAGGTCCAGTAAAAGCTAAAACCCTAACAATCAAAGCGAAGCAATCTCAAGGTGCTGTTAAGGAAAAGGGGGAGCAATCCAAATGTTGCACCGAAGAGCAGTGCAATGTTGAGGTCTCCTCTGAGCTAGGCATTGTTGGACCAGCAAGCGTGACAGAACCCCCGCTGCATAGAGTGGCTCAAACAGAAGATGTGAGTGACCCGCTACCTGCAGAAGTCAAGTCTCCTTTGATGGGTAAAGACAAGCAGAAGACCAACGTGGAAGACGACCAAGAGGTGACAGCAGAATCCTGTCAAACAAACAAAGACGACTATGACATTGACGTTGTAAAAACCTCTGTTTGTAAAGAAGGCACCATGGTctcagaaaaagaagaagcacaACAGGTGATTGATTCTGTTGAAGAGCACCCAACTTCTACTAAGAGTGAGACAGCGAGTGAGTGGGAATTGTGTTCTCCATGCACAGCATCCAAGAAAGAAGAACATGACTCTCCAAAGACGCAGCAGACTCAAGTGAAGAACCACAGCACTTCTGGACTACCTGAAGTTGAGCAGAAGCACCAGGTTGTTGATTCTATTAATGTTCAACAGTCCAGCAGCATGCCAATGGTTGGTCCTAGGAGGAGCATGCAAGAAAAGACCCCGGATCCATCTGTAGAGGATGAAGAGACTACTTTTCACATCTTAGACTCTGTGGACACTGAGATAGTACAAGAAGAGCCCAGCATCACAACCCAATATAGCAGAGGAAAAAGAGGAAGGCCGCTAAAGAACGATGCTTCGAGTGAGAAAAGAGTTCAAGAAGAAATGACACCAATGAAGAAAAGGACAAGAACTTCACAGGAATGCACCAAAAAAGAAACACCAACCAAGAAAACGCAGCCTGTTCTGAAAAATGAAGTGAAGAGTCCTCCAACTACAAGAGGaaaaggaagaagaggaagaccTAAGAAAGCAGTCCAAACCACTAAAAGTAAAGATGACTGTTTAGAAAAGGATGAACAAGAACCTGGTGATAAAGAAGAAGCCCAATTCCAGGTCCTGGACTCTGTGGAGAACAAGACGCTTCATGATCACAATAGTCCAAAGAAGAAGGATATGACTGACAGCAAACATCAGGAGAACAAGTCAAATGAAATCGTTGATTCTTTGAATGAAGGTCGAGCCGAAGAAGAGCCTTTCGATGGTGATGGTcaagataatgatgatgatgatgatgatgatgatgatgatgatgatgatgatgatgatggggaTAAAGATGAATCTGTGGAAACATCACAACCTACTAAGCATACTCGACAACGCCAGGCAAGACAACTTCTATTGTCTTCCTCTTCAGAAGACAATACAAGCTTAGTGTTGCAGGACAAGGCGGAAGAGGCGGATCCTGAAGAAGCATCCTCCCCCAACTGGAGTGGTAGAGCCATGAGGAAAGGCAGACCAACTTCTG TTGTAAAGGAGGAGCATATTGCGACAAAGCGAACACGTTCTCAGGCTCCATGTGTCGCACCAAGCTTTGGACTGCCAGCGTTCAAAGCCAACAACCCTCTTG GTCAGGAGTTTGTCAGGTGCGGGTATTTCTGTGACGTGTGCTCGACTTTCTACCAACACGAGATTACAACACAAGAAGTGCACTGCAGCAGTAGAGAGCATTACAACAACCTTAAg AAATATTATGGGACACTTAAACAGAAAGCATCCAAAAGATAA